TCCTCGACGAGTTCCTCCGCCGCTTCCCGGCGACCATCGAGCTGTCGATCGCGGCGCTCATCATCGCCGTCGGTATCGGTGTTCCGCTCGGCTACTGGGCCGCGCGCCGACACGGCAAAGCGGCCGACAGCACCGCTGTCGTCTTCAGCCTGCTCGGGATCGTCGTGCCGGTCTTCTTCCTGGCCTTCATCCTGAAATACGTGTTCGCGGTCCAGCTCGGCTGGCTCCCGTCGGACGGTCGGCAGAATCCGCGCATCGAGGCGACGCACTACACGAACTTCTATGTGCTCGACGGCCTCATCACCGGAGAGTTCGACGCCGCGTGGGATGCCCTGCTGCACCTGATCCTCCCCGCCGTCGCGCTCGGCACGATCCCTCTCGCGATCATCGTGCGCATCACCCGGGCATCCGTCCTCGAAGTGCAGAACGCCGACTACGTGCGCACCGGCAAGGCCAAGGGCGTGCCCGGCTCGCTGCTGCGCAACCGGTTCATCCTGCGGAACGCGATGCTGCCGGTCATCACCACGATCGGCCTGCAGGCGGGACTGCTGCTGTCGGGCGCGATCCTCACCGAGACGGTCTTCGCCTTCCCCGGCATCGGCTCGTTCCTTTCCGGGGCGATCTTCAACCGCGACTTCCCCGTCCTGCAGGGCTTCATCATCTTCATCGCGATCGTCTACGCGCTCATCAACCTGCTCGTCGACGTCTCGTACAGCCTGATCGACCCGAGAGTGAGGGTCTCATGAGCACCGTCCTTCCCCCCGCTGCCGGCGGCAGCCCCGCCGACGACGCGACGGCGGTCGACCTCAAGGCCGGATCCGCCGGCGCCCCGCGCGGCGGCTTCTGGCACGACGTCTTCCGGCGCCTCCGCCGCAGCCCCACCGCGTGGGTGGGTCTCGCCATCGTCCTGCTGTTCGTGCTCGTGGCGCTCCTCGCACCGCTGCTCGCGCCGTACCCCGAGACCGCCCTGCCGGGTGCTCGCGACATCACGCCCACGTACATCCCCGGGCCAGGCGAGATCGCCTCGTTCCCGCTCGGTCTCGACCGCTTCGGCGGCGACGTGGTCTCGAAGCTCATCTGGGGTGCGCAGTCGTCGCTGCTCATCGGTGTCGTCTCGACGGCCTACGGCCTCATCGGCGGGATGCTGCTGGGCCTCGTCGCCGGCACGTTCGGCGGCTGGGTCGACACCCTCATCATGCGCCTCGTCGACATCCTGCTGTCGGTGCCGAGCCTGC
This DNA window, taken from Microbacterium sp. MM2322, encodes the following:
- a CDS encoding ABC transporter permease — its product is MSTVLPPAAGGSPADDATAVDLKAGSAGAPRGGFWHDVFRRLRRSPTAWVGLAIVLLFVLVALLAPLLAPYPETALPGARDITPTYIPGPGEIASFPLGLDRFGGDVVSKLIWGAQSSLLIGVVSTAYGLIGGMLLGLVAGTFGGWVDTLIMRLVDILLSVPSLLLAVSIAAILGQNQNSVMIAIGVAQVPIFARLLRASMLQQRSADYVLSAQTLGLGRGRITMTHVLPNAVGPVIVQGTLSLATAVIDAAALSFLGLGGGRPETAEWGRMLTYAQAELAIAPWLAFLPGICIAITALGFTLFGEALRESMDPRTRSR
- a CDS encoding ABC transporter permease, translated to MLRTIGKRLLLLIPTLLGLSILLFWWVRTLPGGPAQALLGEKATPEAVARINELYGFNRPLIEQYFTWIGRLLSGDFGTSLRTSQPVLDEFLRRFPATIELSIAALIIAVGIGVPLGYWAARRHGKAADSTAVVFSLLGIVVPVFFLAFILKYVFAVQLGWLPSDGRQNPRIEATHYTNFYVLDGLITGEFDAAWDALLHLILPAVALGTIPLAIIVRITRASVLEVQNADYVRTGKAKGVPGSLLRNRFILRNAMLPVITTIGLQAGLLLSGAILTETVFAFPGIGSFLSGAIFNRDFPVLQGFIIFIAIVYALINLLVDVSYSLIDPRVRVS